The window CCGTCCAGATCGGGGCGAAGGCCGTCGAGCGTGGCGTGCGCCGCGTGGACGGGTTCGACCCGTCCCACCTGTCGCACGCGTCGGAGACGGCGCTGATCGGGCGCCTCACCGAGTACCCGCGGATCGTGGCGCAGGCTGCCGAGCTCCGCGAGCCGCACCGCGTGGCCCGCTACCTCGAGGCCCTCGCCGGTGACTTCCACGCCTGGTACAACGACGACGAGAAGCTGCGCGTCACGCCGTACCCGGACGAGGAGGTCACCGACGCGCACCGCGCCCGCCTGTGGCTGAACGACGCCGTCCGCACCGTCCTCGCCAACGGCCTGGACCTGCTGGGCGTGAGCGCTCCGGAGCGGATGTGACGGGCGCGAACGTGCCCGGGGCGCCCTGGTCGACCGGCGTCGGGCGGCTGCCGGACGGCGCGGCGGCCGTCGCGGGCGTTGACGTCCGCGACCTCGCCGCCGAGCACGGCACCCCCGCCTACGTGCTGGACGAGGCCGACTTCCGGATGCGCGCCCGCGCCTACCGCACGGCGTTCGAGACCGCGTTCGGTGCGGTCGGCGCCGGCGTCGACGTGTACTACGCCGGTAAGGCGCTGCTCACGGTGGCCGTGGCGCGCTGGGCGCGCGAGGAGGGCCTGCGGGTCGACACGGCGTCCAGCGGTGAGCTAGCGATCGCGCTGCGCGCTCAGGTGCCGGGCCCGGAGATCGGCCTGCACGGCAACAACAAGTCCGACGCCGAGATCGTCCGCGCCCTGGACGCGAGGGTCGGCCGCATCATCGTGGACTCGCTGGTCGAGATCGAGCGGGTCGCCCGGCTCGCCGCCGAGCGCTCAGTCGTGGCGCCGGTGATGATCCGGGTGACAACGGGCGTCCACGCCGGCGGGCACGAGTACATCGCGACCGCCCACGAGGACCAGAAGTTCGGGCTGTCGGTCAACCCTGTGGGCGATCAGGGGCGGGGCGGTGAGAGCCCCGCGATGACTGCCCTGCTGGAGGTGCTGAAGCACCCCGAGCTGAAGCTGCTCGGCATCCACTCGCACATCGGCTCGCAGATCCTCGATCCCGACGGGTTCGAGGCCGCCGCGCGTGTGGTGCTGCGCCTGCGGGCCGACCTCGCCGAGCGGTCGGGCGTGCTGGTCGGCGAGGTGGACCTCGGCGGCGGCTACGGCATCGCCTACCTGCCGGGCGACGTCGCGCTCGACCCGGAGCGGGTGGCGAAGGACATCGCGCAGACCGTCGCCGGCGTGTGCCAGGAGCTGGGCACCAGCCTGCCGCGGTTCTCGATCGAGCCGGGCCGGGCGATCGTGGGCCCTGCGGGCCTCACGCTCTACACGGTGGGCACGGTCAAGCCGGTCACTGTGTCAGCCGATGCCTCGGCCGACGGCGGCGCCGACTTCACGCGCACCTACGTGTCTGTCGACGGCGGTATGAGTGACAACATCCGCCCCGCCCTGTACGGGGCGGCGTACCACGCCGAGATCGTGGGCCGGGCCTCCACGGCCGAGACCACGCTGGCCCGCGTGGTCGGCAAGCACTGCGAGTCCGGCGACATAGTGGTGCACGAGGTGCAGCTTCCCGCCGACATCCGCGCGGGGGACCTGCTCGCCGTGGCCGCGACGGGCGCCTACGGGCGGTCCATGGCGTCCAACTACAACGTGCTGCCCCGCCCGCCGGTCGTCGCCGTGTCCGACGGCGTCTCGCGGGTGCTGGTGCGCCGCGAGACCGAGGACGACCTGCTGGGCCTCGACCAGGGCTGAGACGTCGGGTCGGCGGGCCGACGACGCAGGTCGTCGGCCCGCCGTCGCTCCGGATCGTCAGATGTGCAGCGTCAGTCAGACGTCCTGCGCTTCGTCGACGTGGCAGCCCTCCGCGGAGTCGCTGTAGTCGTCGATGTGCCCGCTGATCTCCGTGCTCAGGTCCTCGATCTGCACGATGAGCCTGTCCATCTCGGCGCCGATCGTCTCGACGGCCGCGACGTCACCCGCGTTGATGGCGGCGAGGAAGTCGTCCAGCCCCTCCACGTACGCGAGGTTCTTCTCGTCCAGCTCTGCCGAGACCTCCAGCATCGCGTCCGCGTCGTCGATCGCGCCGATGCAGGCAGTGGCGGTGGCCTCGGCTCGCGACCTGGCGGTCTCGAGGTCGTCGATCGTCGCCTCGGCCTCGGCGATCGTCTCCTCGGCGGTCGTCAGGTCGGACGAGAGCGAGTGCGCGCGCGACTCCCACTCGTTGGTGGAGACGACGCCGAGCGCGCCCCACACGATCGCCGCGACGAGCAGCACCGCCAGCACGAGCGTGGCGGCATGGGTCTTGACGAAGGCCACGGCCTTGTCGCGCGTTACCGACGGTGTCGGGCCGGAAGCGACCGGTGGTGCCGGGTCGACCGCCACAGGAAGGAGCTCGGTGTCGGCAGCGGGTTCGGCAGGGGCCGGAGCCGGGGCAGGCGCCGCGGCCTCGGCCGGGGCATCGACCGAGGTTTCGGCAGGGGCTTCGGCAGGCGTGTCGGCCGGGGTGTCACCGTTCGGCGCGGCGGCAACCGGGGCAGCCTCAGGGGCCGGAGGAGCCTCAGGAGCCGGGTCAAGTTCAGCGGCGGGACGCGCGCTCTCGTCGTCGGACATGCGGGCACCGTATCGGCTGAAAAGTGCGGCAAAGTGCAAAATCTGGCCGGAGCCGAAAGATCACCCTGCATTGTCTGCGCCCGCGTCAGCGACCCTCGTGACGGCACACGAAAGCCCGACGCCGTACCGGCCCGACCCCAGGGGTGGCGGGGGTGAGAGACCGGGTGACCGACACGGCGTCGGGCAGCTTCCGCGTGGGACTACTTCAGGGGCGGTCGGCCGGCGAACCGACCAGGTGACCCTGGTACGCGGGGTTCGTGAGGAACGCCGGGAAGTCGTCCTCGAGCGCGACCGCGCGGAAGATCGAGGCCGCCTCGTCCAGCCGGTCCCCGTCGCCGTGCGGCAGCGCCGCCACGACGTCGGCAAGGATCGCCGAGACCCGCTCGCGTGTGATCGGCTGCTGGTCGTCGTCGGTCACGGTGCCCGAGGCGATCCACTGCCAGACCTGCGACCGGGAGATCTCGGCCGTGGCGGCGTCCTCCATGAGGTTGTCGAGCGCGGCGGCTCCGGTACCGCGGAGCCAGGCGTCGATGTAGCGCACGGCCACCGAGACGTTCGACCGCAGGCCGGCGGACGTCACGGTCGCTCCCGCCCTGCGGGCGGAGGCGATGTCGAGCAGCTCGTGCTGCCCGACGGCGACGTCGTCGCGCAGCCGCGAGACCTGGTTCGGTGCGCTGCCGAGCACCGCGTCGAACTCGGCCTCGGCGACCGGGATCAGGTCGGGGTGAGCCACCCAGGTGCCGTCGAAGCCGTCGCCGGCCTCGCGCTTCTTGTCCGCGGCGACCTGCTGGAACGCCTTCCGGGTGACCTCCGGGCTGCGGCGGTCGGGGATGAACGCGCTCATGCCGCCGATCGCGTGTGCCCCGCGCTTGTGGCACGTGGCCACCAGCAGCTCCGTGTACGCCCGCATGAACGGCGCGGTCATGGTGACCTGGGCGCGATCCGGCAGCACGTACGACTCACCGCGCGTCCGGAAGCACTTGATCACCGAGAACAGGTAGTCCCAGCGGCCGGCGTTCAGCCCGGCGCAGTGGTCGCGCAGCTCGTAGAGGATCTCCTCCATCTCGAACGCCGCGGGCAGCGTCTCGATGAGCACAGTGGCGCGGACGGTCCCGCGCGGGATGCCGAGCGCGTCCTGCGCGACCTCGAACACCTCGTTCCACAGCCGCGCCTCCTTGTACCCCTCGAGCTTGGGCAGGTAGAAGTACGGGCCGCGGCCGCGGTTGATGAGCTCGGTCGCGTTGTGGAAGAAGTAGAGGCCGAAGTCGACCAGGCTGCCCAGCGCGCTGCTGGTGATGCCGTTCGCATCCGTGTAGCGCAGGTGGGCCTCGTCGAGGTGCCAGCCGCGCGGGCGGAACACGATGGTCGGGAGGTCCACGATGTCGGTCGACCGCAGCGTGTACTCCTTGCCCGCCTCGTTCGTGAAGCTGAGCGTGCCGCGGAT is drawn from Promicromonospora sp. Populi and contains these coding sequences:
- the lysA gene encoding diaminopimelate decarboxylase; this encodes MTGANVPGAPWSTGVGRLPDGAAAVAGVDVRDLAAEHGTPAYVLDEADFRMRARAYRTAFETAFGAVGAGVDVYYAGKALLTVAVARWAREEGLRVDTASSGELAIALRAQVPGPEIGLHGNNKSDAEIVRALDARVGRIIVDSLVEIERVARLAAERSVVAPVMIRVTTGVHAGGHEYIATAHEDQKFGLSVNPVGDQGRGGESPAMTALLEVLKHPELKLLGIHSHIGSQILDPDGFEAAARVVLRLRADLAERSGVLVGEVDLGGGYGIAYLPGDVALDPERVAKDIAQTVAGVCQELGTSLPRFSIEPGRAIVGPAGLTLYTVGTVKPVTVSADASADGGADFTRTYVSVDGGMSDNIRPALYGAAYHAEIVGRASTAETTLARVVGKHCESGDIVVHEVQLPADIRAGDLLAVAATGAYGRSMASNYNVLPRPPVVAVSDGVSRVLVRRETEDDLLGLDQG
- the aceB gene encoding malate synthase A, whose translation is MTATIDTRAQGTSPYDADAGLAGIGTPPAAHYASHTTSRSTSHTASHGGSPATSHAASPTAAQTGFAPAPRSSAPSSLPNGGAAASGTGFRRGVITVTGAVGPRYGEILSPGALAFLALLHDRFDARRDELLAQRQLRRQDIADGSDPDFRASTRPVRDDPHWQVAGSRRAPGLEDRRVEITGPTDPKMTINALNSGARCWLADAEDASSPTWPNVVEGQLSLHDAIRGTLSFTNEAGKEYTLRSTDIVDLPTIVFRPRGWHLDEAHLRYTDANGITSSALGSLVDFGLYFFHNATELINRGRGPYFYLPKLEGYKEARLWNEVFEVAQDALGIPRGTVRATVLIETLPAAFEMEEILYELRDHCAGLNAGRWDYLFSVIKCFRTRGESYVLPDRAQVTMTAPFMRAYTELLVATCHKRGAHAIGGMSAFIPDRRSPEVTRKAFQQVAADKKREAGDGFDGTWVAHPDLIPVAEAEFDAVLGSAPNQVSRLRDDVAVGQHELLDIASARRAGATVTSAGLRSNVSVAVRYIDAWLRGTGAAALDNLMEDAATAEISRSQVWQWIASGTVTDDDQQPITRERVSAILADVVAALPHGDGDRLDEAASIFRAVALEDDFPAFLTNPAYQGHLVGSPADRP